One region of Salvia miltiorrhiza cultivar Shanhuang (shh) chromosome 3, IMPLAD_Smil_shh, whole genome shotgun sequence genomic DNA includes:
- the LOC131018792 gene encoding uncharacterized protein LOC131018792: MTVASSYRFDPPPPRPRKKRTVVRRDREGGAECLHRDYFSVEPVYGPQLFRRRFRMSRELFLRIVNALEVDPYFQQRPDAIGRLSFSPIQKCTAAVRQLAYETAVDCCDEYLRIGETTALECLKKFCKAVVRIFGGTYLRRPTIADGWKNCPVAWHDAYTRGDQGEPTIILEAVASQDLWIWHAFFGVAGSNNDINVLHQSTLFNDVLAGHEAAVHFLANNSHHTRGYYLTDDIYPDWPVFVKSFQFPNDEKKRRFKVMQEAARKDVE, from the exons ATGACAGTGGCAAGTTCATATCGTTTCGATCCACCTCCACCACGCCCGAGGAAGAAGCGGACAGTGGTTCGTCGTGACCGTGAAGGTGGAGCCGAGTGCCTCCATCGCGATTATTTTTCTGTCGAGCCTGTTTATGGGCCACAATTATTTCGCCGTCGATTTCGTATGAGCCGGGAGTTGTTTCTACGCATTGTCAATGCGCTAGAAGTCGATCCTTACTTCCAACAACGTCCGGATGCTATTGGCCGCTTAAGCTTCTCCCCGATCCAGAAGTGCACTGCCGCTGTTCGACAATTGGCATACGAAACTGCTGTTGATTGTTGTGACGAATATCTCCGTATAGGAGAGACGACGGCGTTGGAATGCTTGAAGAAATTCTGCAAGGCCGTCGTTCGTATCTTTGGCGGCACGTATTTGAGACGGCCAACAATTGCCGAT GGATGGAAGAATTGCCCCGTGGCTTGGCACGACGCCTACACTCGAGGGGATCAAGGCGAGCCAACAATTATATTAGAGGCCGTTGCTTCACAAGATTTGTGGATCTGGCATGCATTCTTTGGAGTCGCTGGGtccaacaacgacatcaacgtgctcCACCAGTCCACGCTATTCAACGATGTTTTAGCGGGGCATGAAGCGGCTGTGCACTTCCTCGCCAACAATTCTCACCACACTCGAGGATACTACTTAACAGACGACATCTATCCGGACTGGCCGGTGTTTGTGAAGAGCTTCCAGTTTCCGAACGATGAGAAGAAGCGGAGGTTCAAGGTGATGCAAGAAGCTGCAAGGAAGGATGTGGAATGA